The segment GCTGAAAAGGGGGATGTTGCCCGGAAGTCGAAGCCTCTCGTCCAAAACAGTTACCGGTGAGCGACGTCTTTCTTTGTCTCTCGTCTACTGATTAGTGTCTTTGCTGCCAGTAACTTTGTACATGTCTTGTGCCAGCTTAGGCTAATGAAAACACTGGATATATAATTTTATCTAAATAGATGTTGTACTTTAACAAGTTTATACAGAATCTATATGCACTTTGCAAAGCAGCCGGACGGGCGTAAAATGGGGTTATGGGAAACGTTGACGAATGGGCTATTTCTGATGAAAATGACGACGGCACCCGTAAGCGTTTTGAGGAAGCTCGCTGGCCGGAGGGCACTATCTGCCCGCACTGCGGACAGCGAGAGACGGCCATCAGGCTTGAGCCCCGCCCAGAGTCGGAACGGCCTGTCCGGCCCGGCGTCTGGCAGTGTAACCACTGCCGCAGACAGTTCACAGTGACAACCGGGACGATCTTCGAAGGCTCCCACCTTCCCCTGCAGAAGTGGCTGATGGCCATTCACCTGATGGCTTCGTCCAGGGAAGGAATCAGCGCCTACCGGTTAAGGCGGGAGCTTGGTCTTGGGAGCTATCGCACGGCGCTGTCGATTGTGCGGCGCATCCGCTGGGCGCTCGGGCAGGAACCGCTGAAGAGCGAGATACCGTGGCAGAGGAGAAGGGTCAAGCTGCCATGGTTGCGTCCGGACCCTGACCTGAACCAGGAATGATTTGCGCCGCTGACACCCGGTGCACAGGGCCTGGAATGCCGCTGACATTGCGGTAAGTACAAAGATACGGATTGAAACCCTCCGGCAGGTTTCTGCTTCACCTCATCAAGGGAGATAATATCGACCAAATGAAAAGGTGCCTTAAGAAGATTCATATTCCGCTTTCTGAGGGCGAAGCGCTTCGGCTGCTGCTAAAAGTACGGCCAACGGCCCAGATGCCGCGGCCATCACCAAAAAGCTGGAAACTAAAGAAGAAATGAAAACCCATCCTGACGCTGAATGCGGCTGTAAATGGCTTTCGGGCGAAAAGCTGACGGGCCCGCCTGAGGTCACCCAATGCTGAGCGACCGTTATTATCAGGACCTGATTTCAAGGCCTTGGTCGGAAAGCATTGATAAGGAGGATCAGGTTCCGGCGTTTCTGGAGCGCATGCGCTGGCGTCGAGGGATAAAGTGTCCCCGTTGCCATTCAACCGGCATCACCAGATTCAAGAAGCCGAAGCGAAAACCTGAAGGGCGATTTCTCTACAATTGCCGTGTCTGCCATCGCCAGTTTACAGTGACCACGGGAACGGCGCTCGACAGGACTCATGTACCGCTGGAGAAGTGGCTGCGGGCGATTGCGATGATGAGGGGCAGCAGCCGCAATCTCAAACCTGCCGACCTGGTGCGCCGTTTGGGTGTTACCCACGGGACCGCCCAGTTGATGTGCCGGCGGCTTCGCCCGGGCATGAAGACGTCCTTCATCCGGAAACTCCATCTGGTCATGAGGTCGGCCAGGACCCCGGAGGTCATCTTCCGCAATATTTTTCCCCATCTGTATGAATAAGGGATGGAGGGCACTATTGTCGGGCAAAAAGAAGCCCGCTGCTTTGCCCGCGAAAACAGCCCCGTTGGTCGTGATTGAAGGCCCTGGCATCGGAGACGGCGCATCGGAAAGGTATGGTATGCCGTTGCGGAGCGTCCATCCCCTTTGGGCCGTGCGATTCGGCCCGTGCAGCCTCTTTCGCTGGGGCGATTCAGCCCCTATACCCCACTTCTGGAACTGCGCGGCCCTTCCTGAAATCGTGTATCCCTCTTCCAAGGTTCTAAAGCCCCTTGTCAATACCGTGCAGCCCCTGACGGCACCGTGTGATCCCTGCGGTACAGCGGCGTGCATCCCGGTGGTGTGAAGAAGGCGGCTGAGCAGGAATACATGGCTCTGTTTCCGCTTGGTTCAAATGATATTGGAAAAAAGAATCCACGGTGGATAACCGGTGGAGTCCGTCCGTTGGCTCACGAACGGCGCGCCGTCAAAGCGCGCCCCGCAGAAAAACAAGCATCCATCTCGTCAGAAAAGAACTCTTCTATCAGGGCTAATAGATGCCTGATCCGATGGTTTCAAACCCAGGGCCCGAATCTCGCAGCAGCCTGTGTCTGTTCACGGCTGCCCATCTCGTTATCAACAAGCCCACCCTGCCGTATAGCCCCCCTGCCGGCATCATCATCTCTATCAGGAAGTTCCTTCCGGTCTAGGTTGGCCGGCTTGTAATCCGGGGGCTGCACAGGATTCAGTCTGTTCCCGTTTGCATCCCGATCGATGCCTGTCTGCACCGGGATTCCAGCCAGCCTGTCAGGTGTGTTTTCGTCCCGTCTGGTGCGGACTTGAGCCCTGTGGAGAGCTTTCAGTCGGCAGCGGAACGGGAGGGTGACAAAAGGGCGTGTGTGGACGGAGGGACCATGTTCAGAAGGGCCCAGGGCGATCCATACCGTATAGCCCCCTCCGCAATCCCCGGATCAAAAATCATCCCGTGATTCACCGCCAGCAGCGGCGTGAAGTCACTCGCCATGTAGCTGATGGTCTGCTCACTGAGCATGTCTTGGATCGAATACACCGTGCCGTCGGTGACGAACTCGAGGCCCAGCAGGCGCCGGTAGCTGGCGTTGCCGTATTCATCGGAGAAGAGGATGGTGGCATTGAACGGAGGCAGCTGATCGACTTTGAAATAGGTGGTGTCTTTGGAGAAATCGTGGGGGAGGACGGCCTGGAGGAAGCGGAACAGGGCGTCCACGTTGAACTGGGTAAGGATGAGAGTGCCGGCGATGGTTCGGTCACCTCGGGCGAAACCTTTGGGGTTGATATAGCCACAGGCCCGGACGGGGGCTTTGACCCGGTGGATGGAGACGGTCAGGGTGGAGCAGGAGTTTGGGTTCTTCTTTTTTCTTTCTGGGGGGCGGATTTTTCGGGGCGGGCCGCGATTCTGCCGTATCTCAGATACCTGAAGCATCAGGAGGCTTGCCGAACGACTTCTTCTGTGCGAACAACCAGGCAAAGGGTTGGGGTTGGACAGGATTGGCTGCCAGGTAGCGTTGCACCGCCTGCTCCATGGCTTCGAGGGAACTTCTCCGGGGGGCGCGCTTCCGGCCTACTTCTCCCAGCCATCGGGCTGCCCAGTCCAACCACGTGGCGCCCTTGGGCGTGGGGTGAAGGCGAAAGCGGCGGCGCTTGAGCCAGGCTTGGGCGGCATCCTGCGTGTGCGTGCCCTCCCGGTCCACGACCAGATGGATGGGGCCGCTGGAAACCCTCCGTTCGATCTGGCGCAGGAAGGTGAAGAAGGCCTGCTGCCGGGGCCGCCACCGGCTGTCTCCCACAACTCGAGATTCGAGTTCGCTCAGAGCTTCCATCCAGCGCCTCAAACTGGCGGACTTCATCCTGGCTCCCGGAGCGGGCCGCCGATGCAGCACCAGTACCAGAAGCTTGTCGGGCAGGTTCAGGTAGAGTCCCACAACCCCCGGGGCCGGCCGTACGCCTCGAACAGCCCCGGTCAAGTGAGGCTTGAGATCGTATGCATCCCAGATCCGCTGCACGGTCGTCTGGCTGACCCGCTGGGCCCGGGCCATCGACCGCACGCTCCAGCGCTTCTCGCCTGCCGGGGGAGCCCGCCGCGTCGCTTCGACAATCTGCCGGACCTTGCGCCGTGAGATCTGCCGCCGCGGACCTCGACCGGGAGCCAGCTCGAGCAGTGCCTGGGTGCCTCCCTGGATAAAGCGCTTCCGCCACAAAAGCACCGTGACCGGGGTAGTTTTCAAGGCCCGGGCAACCGCACGGCTGGAAGCCCCGGCCGTCGCCAGGAGGATGATCCGGGCCCGCAGCGCCACCTGGCGAGGCGTGCGGAGAGAATCCCGCCAGGCTTCCAGAACGCGGC is part of the Acidobacteriota bacterium genome and harbors:
- a CDS encoding helix-turn-helix domain-containing protein, giving the protein MPRPALPLPISSDQRRVLEAWRDSLRTPRQVALRARIILLATAGASSRAVARALKTTPVTVLLWRKRFIQGGTQALLELAPGRGPRRQISRRKVRQIVEATRRAPPAGEKRWSVRSMARAQRVSQTTVQRIWDAYDLKPHLTGAVRGVRPAPGVVGLYLNLPDKLLVLVLHRRPAPGARMKSASLRRWMEALSELESRVVGDSRWRPRQQAFFTFLRQIERRVSSGPIHLVVDREGTHTQDAAQAWLKRRRFRLHPTPKGATWLDWAARWLGEVGRKRAPRRSSLEAMEQAVQRYLAANPVQPQPFAWLFAQKKSFGKPPDASGI